The following is a genomic window from Serratia ficaria.
ATGTGCACGTGTTCAGCCCGGACGGCAGCCGGCTCAGCTTTACCTATAACGATCACGTGATGCATGAGCGCGATCCGGCGCTGGATCTGCGCAACGTCGGCGTAGCCGTGCCGCTGCAGGGCGTGAACCCGCCAAAACAGCATCCGCGTGAATATGACGGCAGCCATTACTGCGTGCTGGTCAGCGAGACTACGCCGCAGCCGCAGCCGGGCAGCGATCAGATCACCCGTGCCTATGAAGAAGGCTGGATTGGCGGCAATGGCTACCTGAAGCCCGACGGCCAGCGGCAGCGCTGGGCGCTGGCGTTTATTGGCGATACGCTGTCCGCCGCCGGCGAGAAGCTGCCGGAGGTGTTTATTGTCGATTTGCCGCACCACGACGCCGACTACGCCAAAGCGGGCGCGCGGCCGATTCAGGGCACCGAGGACGCCTTGCCGGCGCCGCCGCGCGGCGTGAGCCAGCGGCGGTTGACCTTTACCGGCGGGCGGCGTTATCCCGGCGTCGCCACCGCACCGCGCCATTGGCTGCGCAGCTCGCCGGACGGCAGCCGGATAGCCTTCCTGATGAAAGACGACAACGGCGTGGTGCAACTGTGGACGGTGTCGCCGAACGGCGGCGAACCGCATCAGGTGACGCACGGCGAGCATGGCGTGCAGTCGGCGTTCAGCTGGCACCCGCAGGGCGACAGGGTGGCGCTGGTGTGCGATAACAGCGTGATGCTGTGCGACATCGCCGGCGGCCGCATGCGGCGTTTGACGCAGCGCAGCGCCCAGCCGCCGTCGGGCGACGCGGTGGTGTTTTCACCCGACGGTAAAAAAGTGGCGTTTATGCGTGAAGTCGGCGGGTTCAGCCAGATTTTTGTCGCGCAAGCCTAAGCGTTGCGGCGGCCGGCGCAGCGCCCGCCGCGAGAATTAATGAGGGGTGGTATCGGCGCCCTGGCCCGGGTTGCCGGTGGCCGCCAAGTTTTGCTCTTCGCCGCGCAGGATGCGCGCTTTCGGTGAGTCTGCGGTGCCGTCGCTGCCGGAACGCAGGTAGTCGTAAGGCAACAGCACGGTATCCAC
Proteins encoded in this region:
- a CDS encoding DUF3748 domain-containing protein, which codes for MSHREKQLTFDPRGHQLTNINVWTPDSRWLAYDVRPAGASFTGLSIERVNVASGDVEVVYRAQHGAHVGVVTVSPDAPARYVFIHGPEHPDSAWHYDFHHRRGVIVSEPDRELAITLDALDITAPYTPGALRGGSHVHVFSPDGSRLSFTYNDHVMHERDPALDLRNVGVAVPLQGVNPPKQHPREYDGSHYCVLVSETTPQPQPGSDQITRAYEEGWIGGNGYLKPDGQRQRWALAFIGDTLSAAGEKLPEVFIVDLPHHDADYAKAGARPIQGTEDALPAPPRGVSQRRLTFTGGRRYPGVATAPRHWLRSSPDGSRIAFLMKDDNGVVQLWTVSPNGGEPHQVTHGEHGVQSAFSWHPQGDRVALVCDNSVMLCDIAGGRMRRLTQRSAQPPSGDAVVFSPDGKKVAFMREVGGFSQIFVAQA